The segment CGTTTTTTCAGAACAAATCCACAGTCCGATCCCTATTACACCTGTATAGTTACTTGCACTATATATTTTGCCCAAATGAATGAGCTATAGGGTAATGTCCAATAAGCCTTCGGCTACCGCACGCATGTGTTCGGCAGACATTTCACTTAACTTCATAGCCAACTCTAAATAAGGAGTATTTACCGGTTTGGCAATAAAGGCTTTGATTTCAGAAGATAATGCCAAAAATTGCTGAACTGTTTCCTGTTCGAAAGACCAGTTCCCTGCAGGGCCGGTCTGATCGCGTAATTCATCGATGTCTAAAGAAAAAATCCGCGCAAGCTGTTCTAAATCGGGGAGCGGAATTGGGCGATCGCCTCGCTCGTAGGCGCGCACAGTTCCCGAAGTCACTCCCAATTGTTCTGCCAATTCTGCCAATGTTCGGTCTGTTTCCTGACGCGCCATACGCAATCTGGCGGCAATAATCCGGTGGCGGATAGCAATTGCCGATTGAAACCTGACAGGATCCAATGGTTGCTGACTGACAAGCGCGTCTGCATCCAAAAATTTTCGAACCGGGATATTCAGATAAAAAGCTAATCCTTCTAATTCAGGCAGGGAAGGCGAGTTTTCGCCGCGCTCATAAGTGCCAATGCGGTGCCCGCTCACGCCAATGACTTCAGCGCACTCTTTCATTGTTTTTCCAGCAGCCATGCGCGCATCACGGAGCAGAACACCGAGCTTCTTTGCGCGTATTTTAATTGCTAACGGAACAGCCATAATCACAACTCCTATGTGCAGTGCATTTATCGCCTGCGACGGGGGGCACTGCGCGATTCGGCAAATAAATCTGTAGAGCCAACACCAAAGGTTTGCGGGGTTAAATTAAAACCGGCAGCTTTAAGACGCTCGCCAAACAAAGGACGGATACCGGTAGGTTTAAGTTCGCCAATAATTTTACCTTCGCCATCAACGCCCGTTTGTTCAAATTTAAAAATATCGGTCATCACAATTGTATCGCCTTCCATCCCGGCGACTTCGGTAATATAGGTGACCTTGCGGGAGCCATCTTTCAGCCGCGATTGTTGCACGATGAGATCCACAGCCGAAGCAATTTGCTCGCGGATCACTTTCAGCGGCATATTCAGACCCGCCATTAACGACATCGTTTCCAGACGAGAAAGTGCATCGCGCGGGGTATTGGCATGAAGTGTTGTCAGAGAACCATCGTGGCCGGTATTCATGGCCTGGAGCATATCCAGGGCTTCACCACCGCGTACCTCGCCCACAATAATCCGATCGGGACGCATACGCAAGGAATTTCGAACCAGCTCGCGAATCGAAACCGAACCATGACCTTCAACATTGGGCGGTTTGGTTTCCAAGCGAACAACATGATCCTGGTGAAGTTGGAGTTCAGCGGCGTCTTCGATCGTTACAATGCGTTCATCGGAAGGAATAAAACTGGAGACAATATTCAACAGGGTAGTTTTGCCCGAACCTGTACCCCCCGAAATGACAACATTTAACCGGCTCACGACACAGGCACGCAAGAAGTCGGCCATCGATTCAGAAATTGATCCAAATTCAATTAATTGTGCAATCGTCAATTTATCTTTCGTGAATTTACGGATCGTAACTGTAGGGCCATCAATTGCAACGGGCTGTATAACGGCATTGACGCGTGAGCCATCGGGGAGGCGCGCATCGACCGTGGGCGAATCGGCATCAATCCGGCGCCCCAGAGGCATGATAATTTTGTCAATGATCTGGAGAACGTGATTATCATTATCAAATACCACATTCGTTTTTATCAGCTTGCCCTTTTTCTCAATATAAACATCTCGTGGCCCATTCACCATCACCTCAGAGACATCAATGTCATCCAGCAGCGGCTGAATAGGGCCAAAGCCAAACAAATCATCCATAACATCGCGAAAAAGCTGAATGCGCAGTGTTTCGGCCAGCTTCAGATTGGTGCGCTGATAGGCGTTCTGGAGAATCTGCATCGCCACTTCTCGCCGCTCTGTCGCAGATGGCGGAGAATTTTCAAACGTTTGCGAGACATTTGAAACCAGAAAGGCTTTCAGCTTTTCCAGATCAACATTTTGTGGAGGTTGTGACTGATTCTGTATGGGCGATGTCATCGCCGATTACCTTGAATCCGAATCGGGCTGTTCGTCAACGGGGCTGAGCCAGACGACATGGTCTAAATTAATCGTCATAAATTCAGATTGAAAAATTTCTTCTCCACGCGCATTGTAAATCACAGCGTTTGTAACAGCGATGAAACGATCGGATTTGTTCATCTCGTCTTTAAAGCGCTGACCGGGGCGAACATGGACATCGCCAACAATACGCACGGTCAATGTTTGAATTACAGAGCGCACGCCCTCTTTTGATATCACATCGGTAAAATATTTACCCTTATGATCGACATGCAGAGCCATAGTTAATTCCTCCTGAACTAAATTGCATTTCGGCAATATTATTCTGGGTACGGCATAGTGTACCCCAAACCTTGACGGGTCACAATATACAATGGTTTCTTGGGATCATCTTCAAGCTTTTGGCGCAAGCGTGAAATGCTCACCCAGAGGACTTCTTTATCATCGCGATAAGCCTCACCCCAAACGTTTTCAAGTAACGTTTCAGATGACAGAATTTGCCCTTGATGATGGACGAATTGCAACAACAGGCGATATTCTGTTGCAGAGAGAAGAATCTCTGTATCGCCTAAAAAAACTTCAGCACGTGCAAAATCAACCCGCAACTGCCCAAAGGTAAAGACGGATTGTGAATATGCGCTATCTGAGAATTGAGCGCGGCGTAAAACAGCGCGCACGCGCGCCAAAAGTTCGGTGACGGAATACGGCTTGACGATATAATCATCCGCTCCCACATCCAGGCCGCGCACCCGATCTCGCTCATCACCACGGGCGGTTACCATGATAATTGGCACATTCGAAAATTTCCGAATTCGCTCACAAGCCTGCAGCCCATCCAGGTCAGGCATCATCACATCGAGCAGCACCAGGTTCGGGCGCTGCTCATCCACAATGCCGATAGCATCCTGCCCGTTATTGGCAGTCAACACTGTGTATCCCGCGCTGACCAAATTGGCTTCCATCAAACGCACATAACGAGGCTCGTCGTCAACTACTAGAATTAGCGCGCTCATACTTCTCTCTCCTGCTGTTGGGTATTTCGCTTCCGAGGCAATAAGATATGAAAGGCTGTACCCTCGCCAATCACAGATTTTGCAAAAATATCTCCCTGATGCGCACGAATAATTTCACGGCAGATAAACAGGCCCAAACCAGAGCCAGCCGTGCGATTCGTATGCATAGGCAGTCTGTAGATTCGTTTAAATATATCTTCGAGATGTTCATCGGGAATACCTGGCCCCGAATCTTGGATCACAATATGCCCATTGTCTGCTTCCCAGGATAAAGATATTGTTACGACCGAATTGGGAGCATACTTTGCAGCATTCGTCATTAAATTATCCAATACTTGAACCAAACGGGTAGCATCTACCCACGCCATTTGCGGGGAAGGGTCAATATCCGTTTCAATCGTTAACCGAAAGCCGCGTGTCTGCGCACGCTGCACGAAATCGTTCAATACAACCGCTAAACGCACTGCCTGAAACTCCATTGGCAAAGTGCCTGCCTGCAAACGCGATGAATCGAGCATAGCATCGATAATTTCAGTCAGGCGATCCGTTTCTTCATCAATAATCGTCAAAAATTCCCGGCGAGTATTTTCATCCCATTCGGCATCCTGGCGCAGCAAAGACGTAGCATAGCCTTTAATAAAGCCCAAGGGAGAGCGTAGTTCGTGTGAGACTGTGGCAACAAAGTGTTCCTGCAGCCGATCGAGCCGGCGTTCCGCCTCCAGAGTGGCTACCTGGCTAGCAAGATATTGCCGCTCCAGAAGTTTTAACACCAAATCAGCGATCAACGCAGCAAAAGCAATTTGCTCATCCAGATAAAGCGGGCCGCCAAAGCGGATAAATACAAGCGCACCATAGGGTTGATTCTGTAGAGCGAGGGGCAGTCCTAAGTAATATACCTGATTTAAGCGTTCATTCTCATGTTGGTATTTGGGCGGTTTGATAGCTTCGTGCCGAACAATCTTCTGCTGGTTCTGGAAAACTTCATAAGCTATTTTTTCCCCCCATTCCATATCCGCCTCAATCGTGCGCCCGCGCCCAACCGAACGAGCATACGTTGGGATCAAGTTTTGGTCTTTTTGCCGAATATAGAGAATAATATTATCAAAAATAAAGGCCGGTCGGGCCAGGTGGACAATTTCTCGCAAAGCTGTCTCTAAATTTTCCGCCTGGTTAATGACGCGGCCAATTTCATAAAGAGCTTTATATTCTTCCGGTTCTAATTGTTCGCGTTGGGCCTGATGCAGAGACATTAATTACAACCTAATCAGGGTTTTTGCTGCCACAAGTAAATTCCTGTTGTTCGATATATTTCAACGCGGCGTAAGTCCTACGAATGATCAACTTCCGCTATCGGCAAGGAAAACTCAAAATATGAGCCTTCGCCTACTTTCGAGTGGACAATAATTTTGGAACCATGTCCGGTAATGATCTGCTGAGACATCGCCAAACCGAGGCCTGTGCCGCCATAACGTCGTGTCGAAGAACCATCAACCTGATGAAAAGGTTCAAAAATTTCGCTGATATGTTCTTTGGAAATCCCGATGCCGGTATCAAGAATATATATTTTTACGAAACCACGCTCCATACTGGCTCCCAACTGCACCCGTCCGCCAGATTCGGTAAACTTCACCGCGTTGTCAATCAAGTGTAACAACGCCCAAGGCAGCTTTTGTGGATCGGCGCTGACCAAGGGCAAGTTCTGAGAAATTCTCTCTTGATAGATGATTTCTTTTTCTTCACATTTTTTGGATGCTTTAGGGGATACCTCATAAAAAATATCGGCCAAGTTCGTATCTATTAATCGCATATCCAGACTACCCTGTGAATACGCTGAAAACTGAATTAAATCTTCAATCAGGCCACCCAGACGAATATCGGCCTTTTCCATAACCCGAATAGCGTCAAGCTGTTGAGAATTCAACGGTCCCAAAACTTCTTCACCCAACAACTCAATATACCCTCGCAAATGAGTCAATGGTG is part of the Chloroflexota bacterium genome and harbors:
- a CDS encoding helix-turn-helix transcriptional regulator produces the protein MIMAVPLAIKIRAKKLGVLLRDARMAAGKTMKECAEVIGVSGHRIGTYERGENSPSLPELEGLAFYLNIPVRKFLDADALVSQQPLDPVRFQSAIAIRHRIIAARLRMARQETDRTLAELAEQLGVTSGTVRAYERGDRPIPLPDLEQLARIFSLDIDELRDQTGPAGNWSFEQETVQQFLALSSEIKAFIAKPVNTPYLELAMKLSEMSAEHMRAVAEGLLDITL
- a CDS encoding CpaF family protein, which encodes MTSPIQNQSQPPQNVDLEKLKAFLVSNVSQTFENSPPSATERREVAMQILQNAYQRTNLKLAETLRIQLFRDVMDDLFGFGPIQPLLDDIDVSEVMVNGPRDVYIEKKGKLIKTNVVFDNDNHVLQIIDKIIMPLGRRIDADSPTVDARLPDGSRVNAVIQPVAIDGPTVTIRKFTKDKLTIAQLIEFGSISESMADFLRACVVSRLNVVISGGTGSGKTTLLNIVSSFIPSDERIVTIEDAAELQLHQDHVVRLETKPPNVEGHGSVSIRELVRNSLRMRPDRIIVGEVRGGEALDMLQAMNTGHDGSLTTLHANTPRDALSRLETMSLMAGLNMPLKVIREQIASAVDLIVQQSRLKDGSRKVTYITEVAGMEGDTIVMTDIFKFEQTGVDGEGKIIGELKPTGIRPLFGERLKAAGFNLTPQTFGVGSTDLFAESRSAPRRRR
- a CDS encoding response regulator transcription factor, producing the protein MSALILVVDDEPRYVRLMEANLVSAGYTVLTANNGQDAIGIVDEQRPNLVLLDVMMPDLDGLQACERIRKFSNVPIIMVTARGDERDRVRGLDVGADDYIVKPYSVTELLARVRAVLRRAQFSDSAYSQSVFTFGQLRVDFARAEVFLGDTEILLSATEYRLLLQFVHHQGQILSSETLLENVWGEAYRDDKEVLWVSISRLRQKLEDDPKKPLYIVTRQGLGYTMPYPE
- a CDS encoding GAF domain-containing protein; this translates as MSLHQAQREQLEPEEYKALYEIGRVINQAENLETALREIVHLARPAFIFDNIILYIRQKDQNLIPTYARSVGRGRTIEADMEWGEKIAYEVFQNQQKIVRHEAIKPPKYQHENERLNQVYYLGLPLALQNQPYGALVFIRFGGPLYLDEQIAFAALIADLVLKLLERQYLASQVATLEAERRLDRLQEHFVATVSHELRSPLGFIKGYATSLLRQDAEWDENTRREFLTIIDEETDRLTEIIDAMLDSSRLQAGTLPMEFQAVRLAVVLNDFVQRAQTRGFRLTIETDIDPSPQMAWVDATRLVQVLDNLMTNAAKYAPNSVVTISLSWEADNGHIVIQDSGPGIPDEHLEDIFKRIYRLPMHTNRTAGSGLGLFICREIIRAHQGDIFAKSVIGEGTAFHILLPRKRNTQQQEREV